The Phycisphaerae bacterium genome includes a window with the following:
- a CDS encoding DUF4855 domain-containing protein gives MTLLRLGCIVLAVGGGLAGRADEPSTMPAAGEPSPAAPDILLVYYCFDANGPRDWTPERLKHCLGDYRARGTPDERADDVLFDTYLWMYRKSSRGHLFETSANATPTTRVDWDECLDRLFEPGKQLHALEAAAEELGAKLGRPVRPWVILTLPYPDVRVAAWNEAGAEPQFDFRTSDEPRLAAVRWYADAALARWQSAGFQRLRLLGFYWFNEGHRNLRAAEATVNAELLTDLSLIRQVAAHVHTLRSDGRRLTLSWIPYSPYGGERIGVIRELMQAPAAERIDYLMIQPNYFFARWKKERPELVSIVRNAASVGAGVEVEFDEALVKDEAARQRLRDYLDVIPAEHPSWRTVPIGYYQGLRSVERMATTPELAPLYEALYDFVRRHRAADNASN, from the coding sequence ATGACGCTGCTGCGCCTGGGCTGCATTGTGCTGGCGGTGGGCGGGGGGCTGGCTGGGCGGGCCGACGAGCCGAGCACAATGCCGGCCGCGGGGGAGCCGTCCCCGGCCGCGCCGGACATCCTGCTGGTCTACTACTGCTTCGACGCGAACGGACCGCGCGACTGGACGCCGGAGCGGCTGAAGCATTGTCTGGGGGACTATCGCGCCCGCGGCACGCCGGACGAGCGCGCGGATGATGTGCTGTTCGACACGTACCTGTGGATGTACCGCAAGAGCTCACGCGGGCACCTGTTCGAGACCAGTGCGAACGCGACGCCGACCACGCGGGTCGATTGGGATGAATGCCTCGACCGGCTGTTCGAGCCGGGCAAACAACTTCACGCGCTGGAAGCGGCGGCCGAGGAGCTGGGGGCGAAGCTGGGCCGGCCGGTGCGGCCGTGGGTGATCCTGACGTTGCCGTACCCGGACGTGCGCGTCGCCGCGTGGAACGAGGCCGGCGCAGAGCCGCAGTTTGATTTCCGCACGAGCGACGAGCCGCGGCTGGCCGCGGTGCGCTGGTACGCCGACGCGGCATTGGCGCGCTGGCAGAGCGCCGGGTTCCAGCGCCTGCGGCTGCTGGGGTTCTACTGGTTCAACGAGGGGCATCGCAACCTGCGGGCGGCGGAGGCGACGGTGAACGCGGAGCTGTTGACCGACCTGAGCCTGATCCGACAGGTGGCGGCACACGTCCACACGCTACGTAGCGACGGGCGGCGCCTCACGCTCAGTTGGATTCCATACAGCCCGTACGGCGGCGAGCGGATCGGCGTCATTCGTGAACTGATGCAGGCGCCGGCGGCGGAGCGCATCGACTACCTGATGATCCAGCCGAATTACTTCTTCGCGCGCTGGAAGAAGGAGCGGCCGGAACTGGTGAGCATCGTCCGCAACGCGGCGTCGGTGGGGGCGGGCGTGGAAGTTGAATTCGACGAGGCCCTGGTGAAGGACGAGGCCGCGCGGCAGCGGCTGCGCGACTACCTGGACGTTATCCCCGCCGAGCACCCGAGCTGGCGGACTGTGCCGATCGGGTACTACCAGGGGCTGCGGTCGGTGGAACGCATGGCCACGACACCCGAACTCGCTCCGCTCTACGAGGCGCTGTACGACTTCGTGCGGCGGCACCGTGCGGCCGATAACGCGTCGAACTGA